One Paenibacillus riograndensis SBR5 DNA segment encodes these proteins:
- a CDS encoding class III lanthionine synthetase LanKC N-terminal domain-containing protein gives MNYELILTKHKFEYISEGLWLQVGTSSRIQGWKIHLSTIPTNALQLFELILPFFQKSKLCFKIINSSENLFKLNEGFFGYTQIGKCITIYPKDDNEAKMISEDLAKITKGQKGPEIITDLRLGDVVYARYGSFNPIIVTKSTGERTKYIYINDRLVKDEYHIPYRLEKGVTIPFTKFTFPYPATYSHNIIGPGYLLLEVIKSSPKGGILLTLDVRSHEHVELKVLKQARAHCTSDWYGRDGRYQLKNQELIHKELESKLSIPKTDSYFDDNNCGYLPMEFIEGKTLQEKTEELTCKQLWFHVNKDKKKELLNYLIKICENLMRLHNQKYIHRDLSPSNILINQHGEVYFIDFEFAYKVDSQIPAYGFGTPGFISPNQKEHGLPKFEDDIFSIVNLINYVMNYGNIDQSDEIDVLNNILSIQSKKTPSIQTIKEYLEIESTKL, from the coding sequence ATGAATTATGAATTAATATTGACAAAACACAAATTCGAGTATATTTCTGAAGGTCTTTGGTTACAAGTTGGAACTTCTTCAAGAATACAGGGTTGGAAAATACATTTATCAACTATACCTACAAACGCATTACAACTTTTCGAGTTAATACTTCCCTTTTTCCAAAAATCAAAATTGTGTTTTAAAATAATTAATAGTTCTGAAAATCTATTTAAATTAAACGAAGGTTTTTTTGGATATACACAAATAGGAAAATGCATTACAATTTACCCAAAAGATGATAACGAAGCCAAAATGATATCAGAAGACTTAGCAAAGATTACCAAGGGTCAAAAAGGACCAGAAATTATTACTGATTTACGTCTAGGAGATGTTGTATACGCCAGATACGGTAGTTTCAATCCAATTATTGTCACCAAGTCCACTGGTGAAAGAACAAAATATATATATATTAATGATAGATTAGTAAAAGATGAATACCATATCCCATACCGACTGGAAAAAGGTGTGACTATCCCTTTTACAAAGTTCACATTTCCTTATCCAGCAACTTATTCACATAATATTATTGGTCCTGGATATTTATTATTAGAAGTAATTAAATCTTCTCCTAAAGGTGGTATATTATTAACTTTGGATGTTAGGTCACACGAACACGTTGAACTTAAAGTTTTGAAACAAGCTAGAGCACATTGTACATCTGATTGGTATGGAAGAGATGGTCGTTATCAACTTAAGAATCAAGAATTGATACACAAAGAATTAGAATCTAAGTTATCTATACCAAAGACTGATTCTTATTTTGATGATAATAATTGTGGTTATCTTCCAATGGAATTTATTGAAGGGAAGACATTACAAGAAAAAACTGAAGAACTAACATGTAAACAACTTTGGTTTCATGTTAATAAAGATAAAAAAAAGGAATTACTTAACTATCTAATTAAGATTTGCGAGAATCTTATGCGACTTCATAATCAGAAATACATACACCGAGATCTAAGTCCCTCAAATATTTTAATAAATCAGCATGGCGAAGTATATTTTATTGATTTTGAATTTGCCTACAAGGTGGATAGTCAGATTCCTGCATATGGTTTTGGAACACCGGGTTTTATATCCCCTAATCAAAAAGAACATGGATTACCAAAATTCGAAGATGATATTTTTTCTATTGTTAATTTAATAAATTATGTTATGAATTACGGCAATATCGATCAATCAGATGAAATAGATGTATTAAATAATATCCTTTCAATCCAGTCTAAAAAAACACCCTCTATTCAAACTATAAAGGAATATTTAGAAATAGAAAGTACAAAACTCTAG
- a CDS encoding transposase encodes MGLSICSPLDNFSPHPHHKVKAWASKNNVELTFTPTYASWLNRIECHFGPLRKFVLEGSDFAKHQDLALAIQAYLRWRNKNKRKAIILREQNKIKVV; translated from the coding sequence ATGGGGTTAAGCATCTGCTCGCCGCTCGATAACTTCTCGCCGCATCCTCACCATAAAGTGAAGGCTTGGGCATCGAAAAATAATGTGGAACTCACCTTCACGCCAACATATGCTTCTTGGCTCAACCGAATTGAATGCCACTTCGGACCGCTTCGAAAGTTTGTTTTGGAGGGCAGTGATTTTGCCAAACATCAAGACTTGGCTTTAGCCATTCAGGCATACCTCCGCTGGCGTAATAAGAACAAACGTAAGGCCATTATTTTAAGAGAACAAAACAAGATCAAGGTTGTCTGA
- a CDS encoding helix-turn-helix domain-containing protein, whose product MNGTGGHGSNGPRKEKYTLSCDSIIQLLLNDPVQVRRSLLILASAQKMKVPEISRLYHISGEHIRHTLHRFNQEGMTSLQPKYGGGRPPIELAQIPPKVAGSPFTNCSPSKLKHAAEEREIVASISIEILQVILNEAKITYQNTKTWKTSNDPE is encoded by the coding sequence TTGAACGGCACCGGCGGGCATGGATCGAACGGGCCCCGAAAAGAGAAATATACCCTCTCTTGTGATTCCATCATACAACTCCTCCTTAATGACCCTGTGCAAGTTCGTCGATCCTTGCTCATTTTAGCCTCCGCCCAAAAAATGAAAGTACCCGAGATCAGCCGGTTGTATCACATTTCAGGTGAACATATTCGGCATACACTTCATCGGTTTAATCAGGAAGGAATGACTTCACTCCAACCGAAATATGGGGGAGGACGGCCGCCTATTGAACTTGCCCAAATCCCGCCAAAAGTTGCAGGTTCCCCGTTTACAAACTGCTCACCTTCGAAGCTCAAACACGCGGCAGAAGAACGAGAAATTGTAGCTTCTATTTCCATTGAAATCCTTCAGGTCATCTTGAACGAGGCCAAAATCACCTACCAAAATACGAAAACCTGGAAAACTTCAAATGATCCGGAATAG
- a CDS encoding DUF7916 family protein yields MTKRLLNCNASDLLAMNRDELKLSIYASEGRTILAETAVVKEPIIDGITNGEIARFAGADLLLLNAFDLEQPQISGIDPADPQPVRTLRNLIGRPVGANLEPVDDSRETMDEKEHLGPGRRATVSTFLQANELGLDFICLTGNPGTGVTNSAICHSISQARQHFHGLIIAGKMHSSGIDEPIIDAETVQAFIDAGADIILFPAVYTVPKFREEDLTRMVEIVHTHNRSVTDPSKKVLTLSAIGTSQESSSKEVVQKIALACKACGVDIQHIGDAGFSGLALYQNIDALGNAIRGERHQLRMRAKSIIR; encoded by the coding sequence ATGACGAAACGATTACTGAACTGCAACGCCAGCGACCTGCTTGCCATGAATCGGGATGAGTTAAAGCTCTCCATATATGCCAGTGAAGGAAGAACAATATTGGCTGAGACGGCGGTAGTAAAGGAACCCATTATTGACGGAATCACGAATGGTGAAATTGCCCGGTTCGCGGGAGCGGATCTACTGCTGCTAAACGCATTCGATCTAGAGCAACCACAAATATCAGGTATTGATCCTGCCGATCCGCAGCCTGTACGGACATTGAGGAATCTGATTGGCCGGCCGGTAGGCGCCAACTTGGAACCCGTTGACGATTCGCGAGAAACCATGGACGAAAAAGAGCACCTCGGCCCGGGCCGCAGAGCAACTGTATCTACTTTTCTTCAAGCAAATGAGCTTGGTCTGGATTTCATTTGCCTCACTGGAAATCCAGGTACCGGTGTTACGAATTCAGCCATTTGCCACTCAATAAGCCAGGCGCGCCAGCATTTCCATGGGCTGATTATTGCAGGCAAAATGCACAGTTCTGGCATCGATGAGCCTATTATTGATGCGGAAACCGTGCAGGCCTTCATTGACGCTGGCGCCGATATTATTTTGTTCCCAGCTGTCTATACCGTGCCCAAGTTTAGGGAAGAAGACCTGACGAGGATGGTGGAGATTGTCCATACACATAATCGTTCTGTGACAGATCCGTCCAAAAAAGTGCTGACTCTGTCAGCCATCGGCACAAGCCAAGAAAGCTCCAGCAAGGAAGTTGTACAGAAAATCGCCCTTGCCTGCAAAGCATGCGGGGTTGATATTCAGCATATCGGTGATGCCGGTTTCTCCGGCCTCGCCTTGTACCAGAATATTGATGCGCTTGGCAATGCTATCCGCGGTGAACGGCACCAGCTTCGTATGCGCGCCAAGTCGATTATCCGCTAA
- the celB gene encoding PTS cellobiose transporter subunit IIC — translation MSKIQTFMEEKVAPFAGRIGQVKQLVAIRDGISYIMPLIIIGSIALILNSLPIEANWYLNLMNESGWGARLGMIVDGTFGLIGILAAFTIAYSLANQYSLDGMSVGILSLSSYLLSTPNILSADNAAGIPLSLMGSKGLFVAIIIGIISTEIFRFVISKNLVIKLPDGVPPAVGRSFTALIPGFFIIVFFAAVSWILDATGIGSLHDLIQTVLGKPLGLLGGTIFGAIIYDLLISLFWLTGIHGGNIMGGIMNPIWMQKMDENRLALQAGKELPNIFTQPFFDIFVHMGGAGTIFALAVCLFLFSKSNQNKSMGRLSIMPSAFNIGEPIMFGVPVVLNPIMFIPFILAPIAMVITTYFAMVTGLVPKTNGVSVPWTMPPLISGYLATSSIRGSILQIFNLAVSVLIYYPFFRTMDKQFVREESKGE, via the coding sequence ATGAGCAAAATTCAAACATTCATGGAAGAAAAGGTCGCTCCATTTGCGGGGAGGATCGGTCAAGTCAAACAATTAGTGGCCATCCGCGACGGAATTTCCTACATCATGCCGTTGATTATTATCGGGTCGATTGCTCTGATTCTTAACAGCCTCCCTATTGAGGCAAACTGGTATTTGAATCTTATGAACGAAAGCGGCTGGGGAGCCCGCCTAGGGATGATCGTCGACGGCACCTTCGGGCTCATTGGGATTTTAGCTGCATTCACCATTGCCTATTCCTTGGCGAATCAATATTCACTAGACGGGATGTCGGTCGGAATCCTGTCCCTGTCTTCCTATTTACTGAGCACTCCCAACATTCTGTCCGCAGATAATGCTGCAGGCATTCCGCTTAGTCTTATGGGCAGCAAAGGACTCTTTGTTGCGATCATCATCGGAATAATCAGCACCGAGATTTTCCGCTTCGTCATCAGTAAGAATCTGGTCATTAAGCTCCCTGACGGCGTACCTCCGGCGGTCGGCAGATCCTTTACCGCTCTCATTCCGGGCTTTTTCATTATCGTCTTCTTCGCTGCTGTTAGCTGGATTCTGGATGCCACTGGAATCGGAAGCCTGCATGATCTGATTCAGACTGTTCTTGGAAAACCGCTTGGACTGCTGGGCGGCACCATATTTGGTGCAATCATCTATGATCTGCTAATCAGCCTCTTCTGGCTGACGGGAATTCATGGCGGTAACATTATGGGCGGCATTATGAATCCAATCTGGATGCAAAAAATGGACGAGAACCGTCTGGCACTCCAAGCCGGCAAAGAATTGCCCAACATCTTCACACAGCCGTTCTTTGATATATTCGTCCATATGGGCGGTGCCGGCACAATATTCGCCCTTGCGGTCTGTCTGTTCCTGTTTAGCAAGAGCAATCAAAACAAATCGATGGGACGCCTAAGCATTATGCCCTCGGCCTTTAATATTGGCGAACCGATCATGTTCGGTGTCCCGGTCGTACTGAACCCGATCATGTTCATCCCGTTTATCCTGGCTCCGATTGCAATGGTAATCACGACCTACTTCGCTATGGTGACAGGTCTGGTACCAAAAACGAACGGTGTGTCGGTTCCATGGACCATGCCGCCGTTGATTAGCGGTTATCTGGCTACAAGCAGCATCCGCGGCTCTATTCTGCAAATTTTCAACCTGGCCGTATCCGTTCTTATTTATTATCCTTTCTTCAGAACAATGGACAAGCAATTTGTTCGTGAAGAAAGCAAAGGAGAATGA
- a CDS encoding glycoside hydrolase family 125 protein has protein sequence MLEQVDAMTRQMNKNLWGDQFRNCFSDTLLRTLHIQDDGSVYLVTGDIPAMWLRDSTAQIEPYLILAKSNEVFRHLIAKLVQKQCEYIIIDPYANAFNQQPNSHGHQTDQTSMSPWVWERKYEIDSLCYPVRLAYLLYKQTGYTWHFNETFLQAVKEIVTLFRTEQRHESSTYSFERFDERPEDTLVNDGKGAQVGYTGMTWSGFRPSDDACRYGYLIPANMFAVVILTYLTEIIGKFYDESALTEEIGRLRDEIQKGIDKYGIVEDALTGKKVFAYEVDGLGNYTLMDDANVPSLLSAPYLGYCDAEDEVYLNTRELLLSDRNPYYYSGSVASGIGSSHTPDQYIWPIALAMQGLTTNSRNEKERLLDLLVGTTAGTMQCHESFDVNNESQYTREWFSWSNMMYCRLLLNYLELDR, from the coding sequence ATGTTGGAACAAGTAGATGCCATGACCCGTCAAATGAACAAGAATTTGTGGGGAGATCAGTTCCGTAATTGTTTTTCGGATACATTATTGAGAACGCTTCACATTCAAGATGACGGCTCGGTATATTTGGTAACCGGGGATATTCCCGCCATGTGGCTCCGGGATTCTACAGCACAAATTGAGCCGTATTTGATCCTGGCTAAGTCAAATGAAGTATTCCGGCACCTTATTGCAAAGCTCGTCCAAAAACAATGCGAGTACATTATCATTGATCCCTATGCCAATGCTTTTAACCAACAGCCAAACAGTCACGGGCATCAGACAGACCAAACGTCCATGTCGCCTTGGGTGTGGGAGCGGAAGTATGAGATTGACTCGTTGTGCTATCCAGTAAGACTTGCGTATCTGTTATATAAGCAAACAGGATATACCTGGCATTTCAATGAAACCTTCCTTCAAGCGGTCAAAGAAATTGTAACCTTGTTTAGAACAGAGCAACGCCACGAGAGCTCAACCTATTCATTTGAACGCTTCGATGAACGCCCGGAAGATACACTCGTCAATGACGGAAAGGGAGCACAAGTTGGTTATACTGGTATGACCTGGTCCGGTTTCCGGCCAAGTGATGATGCCTGCCGGTACGGATACCTGATTCCGGCAAATATGTTCGCTGTAGTGATCCTTACTTACCTGACTGAAATTATTGGAAAATTCTATGACGAGAGTGCTCTCACTGAGGAGATCGGCCGCCTGCGGGATGAGATTCAAAAAGGAATCGACAAGTATGGCATTGTTGAAGATGCACTGACAGGGAAAAAGGTCTTTGCCTATGAGGTGGACGGGCTAGGCAATTACACTTTGATGGATGATGCAAATGTACCCAGCTTGTTATCGGCTCCTTACCTTGGCTACTGCGATGCTGAAGACGAGGTGTACTTAAACACACGTGAGCTCCTGCTTAGTGACCGCAATCCTTATTATTATTCCGGCTCCGTAGCATCAGGGATTGGAAGCTCACATACACCGGATCAATATATCTGGCCAATAGCTCTGGCCATGCAAGGTCTGACCACAAACAGCAGAAATGAGAAAGAGCGCCTGCTCGATTTATTGGTTGGAACCACGGCAGGTACGATGCAATGCCATGAAAGCTTTGATGTAAACAATGAAAGCCAGTATACCCGGGAATGGTTCTCATGGTCGAATATGATGTACTGCCGGTTGCTGCTGAATTACCTGGAACTGGACAGGTAA